From the genome of Methanobrevibacter sp.:
ACATATTGCGTCTGGTCTAAAATATTTGGCTGCGGTCAAGTTGAAAGATGCAGGGGAAAGTCATCAAGCAATTGCTGACGAGTTAGGTGTTGACAGATCTACCATTTCACACTATTTGAATGGCAGAAACTTATCTTGGAACTCAATCGACGTTGCAAGAACAATCATCGAACTATGTCCCAAGGATTTCTTGAAAATGACCGAGGCAATATTTGACGAGCCAGAACAGAGTCGAAAAATTGTGAATATTTGCAGAGAAAG
Proteins encoded in this window:
- a CDS encoding 4Fe-4S binding protein, coding for MPKHIASGLKYLAAVKLKDAGESHQAIADELGVDRSTISHYLNGRNLSWNSIDVARTIIELCPKDFLKMTEAIFDEPEQSRKIVNICRERDFEVIIEDSCIGCGLCVNACTMRAIKLESLKAHADSIQCCGCQLCSEDCPTNSIKILEIEYD